GTTCTTGATGAGCATGTTCGGGTTCGGCGGCTGGATGTTCAGGGCCGTCATGTAGCGGTCGACGACCTCGTCGAGCTCCTTCGCGGGGAGCCGACGCCAGATGCCGCGGTTCGCCTGGATCGCGAGGGCGATGTTCTCGCGGACCGTGAGGTCGGCGATGATGCCCTCCTTCTTGCGGTCCTCGGTCGAGTACGCGACGCCGTTCTTCAGCGACGCGAGCGGCGCCGCCGAACGGACCTGCTCGCCGAGCACCGTGAGCTCGCCCTCGTCGGGCTTGTCCGCGCCGTACAGCAGGCGCGCGAGCTCCGTGCGCCCCGAGCCGAGCAGACCCGCGAACCCGACGATCTCGCCCTCGTACACCTCGAGGTCCACGGGCTCGATCGACCCCGCGCGCCCCAGCTTCACCGCCGACAGCAGCGGCGTGCCGCGCTCGTCGTCGTGCGCGACGCGCTGCGCGCCCGCCTCGATCGCCGCGAGCTCGTCGCTCGCCCGGCCGAGCATCTTGGAGATCAGGTCGATGCGCGGCAGCTCCGCCGTGAGGTACTCCCCCACGAACCGCCCGTTGCGCAGGATCGTCATCCGATCGCTGATCTCGTAGACCTGCTCCAGGAAGTGCGAGACGAACAGGATCGCGACGCCGCTGTCCCGGAGCTGCCGCACGATCGTGAACAGCTCGGCGACCTCCGCCTTGTCGAGGCTCGAGGTCGGCTCGTCCAGGATCAGCACCTTCGCGTCGACGACCATCGCGCGGGCGATCGAGCACAGCTGCTGCACGGCGATCGAGTGGGAGCTCAGCTGCGACAGCGGGTCGATGTCGAGGTTGAGCCGCGCCAGGTACTCCTTCGCCTTGCGCCGCGTGGCCGCCCAGTTGATGAACGGGCCGACGCGGACCTCGTGGCCCAGCATCACGTTCTCGGCCACCGAGAGGTTCCCGCAGAGGTTGACCTCCTGGTACACCGTGCTGATCCCGGCGGCCTGCGCCCCGGCGGTCGAGTGGAAGCGGTGCGGCTCGCCCGCGACCCGGATCTCGCCGGCGTCGATCTGGTAGACGCCCGTGAGCGCCTTGATCATCGTCGACTTGCCCGCACCGTTCTCACCCATGAGTGCGTGCACCTCGCCCGGCCGGAGCGTGAGGTCGACACCGTCGAGCGCCCGGACGCCGGGGAACTCGACGGTGATCCCACGCATCTGCACGACGGGGGCGGAGTCGGACGTGAGGGACATCGTTGGTCATCCGTCCTGCTGAGGGCGCCGACGGCGGCGCCGTGATGCCGTGCACCTTGCCACGCGACCTGGTCGCCGGCGGGGCACTCCTTGCGTGTCTGGACACTGTCCTGGCGACGACACGCCGTGCGGCGGGGCGGGGAGCCCCGCCGCACGGCTGTGGTGTCACCGGCACGCGGCCCGCGTCAGCGGTCCGGGCCCGTGCCTCGGGCTGCCGTCGGGCAGCTCGGTCCTGCGGTCGTGCGCCGCGCGTCAGTACAGGCGGGCGTCGACCTCGTCCTGCGTGATGCTCTGGTCGAAGGTCTTGTCGACGACGATGGTCTCCTTGGGGACCTCCTCGCCGGCGTGGACCTTCTTGATGGCGTCGAGGATCTGGTCGCCGAACACCGGGTTGCACTCGACGACGAAGTTGAACTTCTTGTCGACGAGGGCCTGCAGACCGTCGCGGACACCGTCGACCGTGACGATGATGATGTCCTTGCCGGGGACCTTGCCCGCGTTCTCGATCGCCTCGATCGCGCCCAGTCCCATGTCGTCGTTGTGCGCGAACAGCAGGTTCATGTCCGGGTACGCCTGCAGCGCGGCCTCCATCGCGGCCTTGCCCTCGGCGCGCGTGAAGTTGCCGGACGCCTTGCCGATGATCTTGTCGGCGCCGACCGTCTCGTCGAAGCCGGCCTCACGGTCGACCTGCGCACCCGAGCCGAGCGTGCCCTGCATCTCGAAGATCTTGGCGTCGGGGTAGTTCTCCTTGACCCACTCGCCGGCCTTCACGCCCTCCGAGTGGAAGTCCGCACCGATCCAGGTGACGTACGGGTCGTCGACCGTGGTGTCGACCGTGCGGTCCACGAGCACGACCGGGATCTCGTTGTCCTTGATCTCCTGCAGGACCTCGTCCCAGCCGGTCTCGACGACCGGGGAGAACGCGATGACGTCGACGCCCTGGTCGATGAAGTCGCGCAGGGCCTTGATCTGGTTCTCCTGCTTCTGCTGCGCGTCGGCGAACGTCAGGTCGATGCCGTTCTCCTTCGTGAGCGAGGCCTTGACGGACTCGGTGTTGGCGGTGCGCCAGCCCGACTCGGCGCCCAGCTGCGAGAAGCCGACCGTGATCAGGTCGCCGTCGCCGCTCGCGCCCTTGTCGCCGTCGCCGTCGCCGCTGCTGCAGGCAGCCAGACCGAGCGAGAGGACGGCCACGGTCGCGGCGATGCCGCGTGCCCGGAACTTCTTGCTGACCATGCTTTCTCCTCCTCGAGAAACCAGCCGTGCCCAGCACGTCTGTGTGGCCTCACCGGCCGGTCGCACCGTCGCGATCCGTCCCGATGTGAGCGTTCACTCGGCGATGTTAACGCTCACAAGTCCGACGGGCCAGGCTTCTGCCGATCTGTTACCGACCTGTGACCCACCCCACACCTCCGCCGCCCGCGCCCGTCCCCACGTCAGACGGGGCACCCACCCCAACCGCCGAGTGCGCACGTTCCGAACGCAGTGCGCACGCCGTACGTGCGCACTCGCGCACGACCGTCCGCACTCGACAGCAGGAATGGGCGTCGACCCCGCGCGCGGGGTCCGGGCGACGACTCGCCGCGTCCAGCGCGCACGTCCCGGACCCAACCGACCACCCCCAATCGCCGAGTGCGCACGTTCCGGACCCACTGCGCACGCCGTGCGTGCGCACTCGCGCACGACCGTCCGCACTCGACAGCAGGAATGGGCGTCGACCCCGCGCGCGGGGTCCGGGCGACGACTCGCCGCGTCCAGCGCGCACGTCCCGGACCCAACCGACCACCCCCAATCGCCGAGTGCGCACGTTCCGGACCCACTGCGCACGCCGTGCGTGCGCACTCGCGCACGACCGTGCGCACTCGGCGTGAGGGGTGGGATGGGGTGGGGGAAGAGGGCGAGGCCCCGACCTGGGTCGGGGCCTCGCTGGTGTGCGCCCGGGACGACCCCCCGGGCGGACGTGTCGGGGTCAGAACCCCTGGGCCAGGCGGTGGTACGCCTGGTTCCAGCGCACCTGGTCACGGAAACCGCGGCGCGTCGTCGACTCGTCGATGACGAGCAGCTCCGCCGACGACAGGTCCGCGAAGATCTCGAACGCCTCGACACCGACCGCGGTCGACAGCACGGTGTGGTGCGCACCGCCGGCGGTGAGCCACGCCTCGGTGCTCGTCGTGAAGTCCGGACGGGGCTTCCACACGGCGCGCGCGACGGGCAGGTTCGGCAGCGACGCCCGCGGCGGGACCACGTCGACCACGTTCGCGGTGAGGCGGAACCGCTCGCGCATGTCGGCGAGCGAGACGACGACGCCGACGCCGGGGTCGGCGTCGAACACCATGCGGACCGGGTCCTCCTTGCCGCCGATGCCGAGCGGGTGGATCTCGACGCGCGGGGTCGTCGTGGTCAGGGTCGGGCAGATCTCGAGCATGTGCGCGCCGAGGATCAGCTCGTCGCCCGGCGTCAGGTCGTACGTGTAGTCCTCCATGAGGGAGGCGCCGCCGGGCAGGCCCTCGCCCATGACCTTCGCGGCGCGCACGAGCACCGCCGTCTTCCAGTCGCCTTCCGCGCCGAACCCGTAGCCCTTCGACATGAGGCGCTGCACCGCGAGGCCCGGCAGCTGGCGCAGGTCGCCCAGGTCCTCGAAGTTCGTCGTGAACGCCTTGGCGCCCAGGGACGACAGGAGCTGCTCGAGCGCGACCTCCTGGCGCGCGGCGTACCGCAGCGACTCGTGGCGGTCGCCGCCGGCGCGCAGCTCGGGCACGACGTCGTAGAGCTCCTCGTACTCCTTGACGAGCACGTCGACGTCGGAGTCCGCGACCTGCGCGACCGCCGCGACGAGGTCGTTGACGCCCCACGTGTTCACGGAGACGCCGAACCGCACCTCGGCCTCGGTCTTGTCCCCCTCGGTCACCGCGACGTTGCGCATGTTGTCGCCGAACCGCGCGAGGCGCAGCGACTGCGTGGCCGCCCGCCCGGCGGCGGCGCGCACCCACGTGCCCACGCGGCGCGCGACCGCCGGGTTCGACACGTGCCCGGACACCGTGGTCCGGGTGACGCCCATGCGCGCCGCGATGTACGCGTACTCGCGGTCGCCGTGCGCGGCCTGGTTGAGGTTCATGAAGTCGAAGTCGATCGAGTCCCACGGGAGCTCGACGTTCGCCTGCGTGTGCAGGTGCAGCAGCGGCTTGTCGAGCACGGACAGGCCGTGGATCCACATCTTGGCCGGGCTGAACGTGTGCATCCAGGTGATGACGCCGAGCACGCGGTCGTCGGAGTTCGCGTCGAGCATCGCGCGGCGGATCGAGTCGGAGTCCTTGAGGACGGGCTTCCACACGACCGTCACGGGCACGTCGGGGCTCGCGTCGAGCGTCCGCGCGACCTCCTGCGACTGCTGGGCCACCTGGCGGAGGGTCTCCTCGCCGTACAGGTCCTGGCTCCCGGTGAAGAACCAGACCTCACGGTCGGCGTACGGCTTGCTCACGCGTGCTCCTCCTTGGTGACCGTGGCGGCGGTGCCCTGGCCGTAGACGTTCTGGTACCTCGCGTACAGCGAGTCGACGTGGTGCTGCGCGATGGGCAGCGGCTCCCCGAGCTGGCGGGAGAGGTGGACGGTGCGCGCGACCTCCTCGACCATGACGGCGGCCTTGACGGCGGCCTTCGCGTCGCGGCCGATGGTGAACGGGCCGTGGTTGCGCATGAGCACGGCGGGGCTGCGGGAGTCGCGCAGGGTCTCGACGATGCCGCGGCCGATCGAGTCGTCGCCGATGAGGGCGAACGGG
The sequence above is a segment of the Cellulomonas palmilytica genome. Coding sequences within it:
- a CDS encoding sugar ABC transporter ATP-binding protein; amino-acid sequence: MSLTSDSAPVVQMRGITVEFPGVRALDGVDLTLRPGEVHALMGENGAGKSTMIKALTGVYQIDAGEIRVAGEPHRFHSTAGAQAAGISTVYQEVNLCGNLSVAENVMLGHEVRVGPFINWAATRRKAKEYLARLNLDIDPLSQLSSHSIAVQQLCSIARAMVVDAKVLILDEPTSSLDKAEVAELFTIVRQLRDSGVAILFVSHFLEQVYEISDRMTILRNGRFVGEYLTAELPRIDLISKMLGRASDELAAIEAGAQRVAHDDERGTPLLSAVKLGRAGSIEPVDLEVYEGEIVGFAGLLGSGRTELARLLYGADKPDEGELTVLGEQVRSAAPLASLKNGVAYSTEDRKKEGIIADLTVRENIALAIQANRGIWRRLPAKELDEVVDRYMTALNIQPPNPNMLIKNLSGGNQQKVLLARWLATSPRLIILDEPTRGIDIGAKAEIQRLVVELASQGMGVVFISSELEEVLRLSHRLVVLRDREKVGELVNGPDVTSSTVLETIAASGSDAA
- a CDS encoding ABC transporter substrate-binding protein, with product MVSKKFRARGIAATVAVLSLGLAACSSGDGDGDKGASGDGDLITVGFSQLGAESGWRTANTESVKASLTKENGIDLTFADAQQKQENQIKALRDFIDQGVDVIAFSPVVETGWDEVLQEIKDNEIPVVLVDRTVDTTVDDPYVTWIGADFHSEGVKAGEWVKENYPDAKIFEMQGTLGSGAQVDREAGFDETVGADKIIGKASGNFTRAEGKAAMEAALQAYPDMNLLFAHNDDMGLGAIEAIENAGKVPGKDIIIVTVDGVRDGLQALVDKKFNFVVECNPVFGDQILDAIKKVHAGEEVPKETIVVDKTFDQSITQDEVDARLY
- the araA gene encoding L-arabinose isomerase, which produces MSKPYADREVWFFTGSQDLYGEETLRQVAQQSQEVARTLDASPDVPVTVVWKPVLKDSDSIRRAMLDANSDDRVLGVITWMHTFSPAKMWIHGLSVLDKPLLHLHTQANVELPWDSIDFDFMNLNQAAHGDREYAYIAARMGVTRTTVSGHVSNPAVARRVGTWVRAAAGRAATQSLRLARFGDNMRNVAVTEGDKTEAEVRFGVSVNTWGVNDLVAAVAQVADSDVDVLVKEYEELYDVVPELRAGGDRHESLRYAARQEVALEQLLSSLGAKAFTTNFEDLGDLRQLPGLAVQRLMSKGYGFGAEGDWKTAVLVRAAKVMGEGLPGGASLMEDYTYDLTPGDELILGAHMLEICPTLTTTTPRVEIHPLGIGGKEDPVRMVFDADPGVGVVVSLADMRERFRLTANVVDVVPPRASLPNLPVARAVWKPRPDFTTSTEAWLTAGGAHHTVLSTAVGVEAFEIFADLSSAELLVIDESTTRRGFRDQVRWNQAYHRLAQGF